The genomic region TGAGATTAGAGGAAGTGATATGATTATAAATGATTTTGTTtccgtaaagttatataataaagttaTATACTTGTTTACTATTGTTTTATATGCATATGTTGGATAAAGTGTATGATGGATGATGGATAATGTTGCATAAGaatattatttcatgatttaagcATATATATATGACTGAAGTGGATTTTTATAATGTTAATATGTTAGTAACATATGAATGGGAATTTGATGTTATATATTATGTCATTGTTCTTACGTAaggttatagaataaaaacatgcggGCATTACATGAGTGgtaagttgaataatatatgtgcatgatggaatttgttgtttggcttttgtaaatagtaacatgtggttagagatactggttttatgagtattgagttgtttttgtttaccttgttgttgttttggtaagattttaccgactaaagatttgtgagtcaatgcggctattCCAACTAAAATACGATATTAAAGACTTAAGCAGGTTAGTAGTAAGAACATAACGAGAACGAAAGTAAAAAACTAGTACGAgagaaaagaaaacgaaaaagagagagagagatagacaaatgacacaagcaaaatggtgacgcgggaaacccaaaatgtgggaaaaaccgcggggggaatggtatcccaccaatgatccactagtaATAATAGTATTCGAGGATAAACCTAGCTGGAACAATCGGGAGGAACAGCAGAAAAATTCCAAACGACTAGTACAAATTATACGAATGATGTATATGATCCTAAGTGTGTTAATTATTGAGTGTTGCAGGTTGGTGAATGATATTTCTTCGAGTAGAGTGAATGAGGAATGAATAAAGCCCTGAATCTTATGTTTTTTGCTCTTTTATAGCCTTTCTTGGGGTGGTGATGTCATAGCGTGACGTCAGCCCACTTGCATTCTTATCCACTGAGACTGACCGTTAGAGGTCCAATCAATCAGTTCCTCTCAGTAACTCCCCACCTCCCCCACGTCTCCTTTCCCTCGATTGCTCCCCAACCTAACTTCCTCCTTTAACTCTCTTCTACTAACCCCCTATCTTAACTCCCTCGTTTTTGTTATAAATACACCCCTCCCACCACACTTCCCATATTCCCGTCTTTATTAACCTTTTTCCTAAACACCTTTTTACTCTCCCTCTCCTATAAAATCTTCCATATCCACCAGGTAACTTCTCACTTTTTATTCTCTCTCTTAAAATTTTTTCGCCTCAAACTCCGCAATCATGGTCAAAAAGTCCATCCGTCGTACCGTTCCTCTTCCTTCTCCCCGTGGGGGTCCATCTGCTGCTTCTCTCTCCCTTCCAATCCTCTGGGATTCTCGCAGACCAATATCTGTGTGATTCTAGCTTTGCTGACACCCCCCTCGAGTAGGTGAGAGAGAGGTTTGGCCTTGGGCAGGAGGCCGTGATTCACATTCCTCAGCCTGGGGAAGCACCGAATGCCCATAATCCCGGTTAGGTATGCCTGTATGAGTACCCTTTTACCCTGGGTTTGTCTTTTCCCTTCCTCCTTTGGTGCAAAGGATCTTGTGCCACTATAGGTTGGCTATCTGCCAGCTTGCGCCTCATGCATGGCGTGTTCTGGTCTCGCTCTGTATCCTTGCTGAGGATCATGATCTGAGGATTGGTCTGGGTGACCTCGCCCTGCTCTATAATTTCAGGCCCTTTGTTGCCGGGCTTATCACCTTGAGGTCCTGCGACCGCAGCAACCCTAGCGTTATCTTTCCTCCCAAAGTGAGGGATGAAGGCTGGAATAcaaaattcattttttttaagATTGACTCTCTTACCCCTATCCCCGAGTACTTATTTGATAAGTGGGCGGCCTCTAAAGGTAATTTTAGTTTCTGGGCGTCTGTTGTTTTTCTTTTACCTTAATGTTCTTACTAGTGTACTGCTGCAGGTTTGAAGCAGCCAGTTCCCTCAAGAGATCATAGCTTGGTTAGCCGTTTATTTGCTCTCCCTATTGCAACTCGTTCTTACCCTGGTGTACATTCTTCCCTTGTTGGTTCATCTGCCTCCGTGCCTCTTGATATTAGTGAAGGAGAGTAAGAGAaggaagaagagagagaagaagagaaggaagaagaataggaagaggaagaggaggaagaggacGTTGGTACCTCCACCAGTCAGCAAGAACCCCCAGCAGCCGAATTCCATATGTCGTCTAGTAAGGATTTGTTTTTTATGGGTTTTCGTTCTTGCTATATGATCATTTGTGTTTTTGTTCTAACTGTGTGTTCCTGTACTAGGGAGTACTCCTATTTCCTCGCTTTACCTGCTGGATAGAAAGAGGAAGCGGGTTGCTTCTACCTCCTCCGGTCCTTCTCCCAGGAAGAGGCCATCTCTCCCTGCTGAAAAGGAGCCGGTTAGCACGCCTGTCCATATTAAGGTTGCTCCTCTGGCTGCAGTGGCTCCTAAGCCACCCCTGCCCAATACTTCCACTGTAATCCGCCTTCCCAAGGGGTATAGCTCCAGCGGGGTGCCTTTCTGGCCTTACATTGAATAGTTCCTGCTCCCTGCTGATGTCCATTCTCTGGGAAATACCCCTCTTCTTGTTGTACTAGATGAGACTCCTGGACGCGCCCTTCAGGTACCTTTTTTAATTCCCTTTATGTTTAACTGGTCCATTCTGTTCATGCTGTTGACTGTCCTCTTGCAGGTTTTGCAAGATGGCCTGTTCCTGCGCCGGGAGGTTGCCAGATTGATGGGGGAGGTGAACAATCTTAACGTCAACCTGGGAAAGGTGGAGGCAGATCTAGCGCTGGCTAGGAGGGAATAGGGGGCTGCCCAGTAGAAGCTGACtcaggagaaggcagctgcccAAAAGCAGCTGGATGCTGAGAGGTGGGTGGCAGAAGGGAGCATGGAAGAGGCACACAAGGAGGTGGAGCTACTGAAGCACTTGTTCTTAGACTCTACATTGGTTTCCGCCTGGGAAACAAAGATCAAATGCATCAAGGAGTTTGAGACGGGTGAGCACTCCAACTGGGACCTTGCTGAGGAGGAATGGCTGTTCAATGCTGCATATCCAGCCAAGCCGGACTTTAGCCTCATCAACGACTTGCTAGGTGGTGATGATGGAGAGACTAGTGCTTGGACTGAATAACCAGCTGTCGCGTCAGTTGAGGAGGTCAGAGAAGAAGCCCTCGTCGCCCAGGGAGGGGAATGTCCATCTGGAGGAGAGGCTACTGTGGAGCCTAACATCCCTGTGGATGTTCCTGCTGATGCCGCCCTagattctgctgctgctgcctagtttaggcatttaaattttaattttttatcttgGTGTTTTGTTGGGCACCCTGTCTGGTGGCCCATTGTAATCTAACTCTTGGTGCCTGGTGGTTTTGGGCACCTTTAAGTACTCTTTTGTTTTTGCCTCGTAGAAGGGGcaaaaaatattttcttttcaaGTTCCCCCTGATGAGGGGTGTTTAAGAAAATTTTGTTTTGTTCCTTCTGTTGTTTTGCTAGCAATTTTTCGTTCTTTCTGTTTGTGTGCCGGCTTCGTACTTGTTGAGGTGTCTATGGTAGTTCAGGGAGCTTTCTGTCCATCAGGATGCTCGAATCCCTCTGTTTCGACCACGCGCACATTGGGTACTTCCTGTAGCAGGAACATTCTGCTAGTTTCTGTTCATCAGTTAGACTACTAGGACATTGCCTTAATATTCAACTTACCATATCCACGTTCAATCCAAAAACAACGATAAACTTAAAAATGGAAGCAATTTCATAAATCCAAAATAGTTTAGGGAGCACAAAGTGTGTTCCCCCAGAATTTTTACAACAACTTAAAAGAAAGAGAGTTTCATTTTGGCCGTTTGAAATACTAAGTACACTTCCTCCACATTTTGCTCCTTGTGACACCTATGAAGTTGACACcaagggaaaataagaaaaaggggTTTTTACTCAAAGGATTTGAAAGATACGTTGTAAGTTGTCATTTTCTTAGTAGTACCTGCTGAATTCAGGAGACTTAGCACGTGCGTACTGAACGAAAGACCTTGCCTGGTGACTTAGTTGTTCCTGTTGTCAAAAGAGAAGTTACTGTTAGACCAATGCAGGTGGTATAGTTAGGCGGTACGAAACAAAATGATTAGTTCTTTGCGTATGTACCTTATGAGAGAGTGAGCTGTGGCTCCAGCAAGTGGGTTCTGGGGTTGTTCCCCTTCGAGCGGTAGCCGCTTAATAAAAGACACTTTTAGCAAGTTAGTTCATGTTCTAAGGTTTATGGAGTACTGAATGCTAGGATTCAAGGGTCCTGGGATGTACCTGTTGGAGGTGGAACTCCTGGGTCATGCACCTGGAACCTCAGACATAATACTTTTTAAGGTGAATGATGTTCCAGGATCTAGGGACAACTTCCCCATTCATAGTCTCCAACTTGTATGCCCCATTACCCACGATGTCTTCTATGCGGTAGGGACCTTCCTAGTTATAGGCGAATTTACCTGCACTCTGATTCTTGGTGTTTGGGAATACCTTCCTGAGTACCAGGTCCCCTACCTGCAACGTTCTCAGCCTTACGTTTTTGTTGTAACTCTTGGCTGCTGTCTACTTCTAGCCTGCCATCCTGATTTGGGCGCTAGTCCTTGGATCATCAATGGTATCCAGGCTGCTGGCCATTTCTACCTGGTTCCTCTCTTCGGTGGCATTGGCATACCGATATGTTGGTACTTGCACCTCAGAGGGAATAACTGCCTCGGCACCCCATATACCATACTGaatggtgtttgacctgttgccacTTTCGGGGTGGTTCTATCAGACCACAGTACGAAGGGGAGCTCATCTGCCCAGTTGGCTCCTATCTCCTGCAACCTTCTTTTCGGGTTGTTCATGACTATCTTTTTTGGTGGATTCTGCCTGACTGTTAGACTGTGGATTCATAGAAGTAGACTTAAACAgcttgatgttccacctggcgcaGTAGTCTTCCATTTTGTTGGATATGAATTGTGACCCGTTGTCCCATATGATTTCTGAAGGGATGTCGTATCTGCTGACTATGTTCCTCTTGATGAAAGATATCACATACTTCTCCAGGATCTGAGGGaaagcttctgcctctatccatttagaGAAGTAGTCTGTCATTGCCAGTAAGTACGTCCTGTTTCCAGAAGCACGGGGTAATGGTCccacaatgtccattccccatttcataaaAGGCCAAGGCGAGATGACCGGATGCATatgttctgctggctggtggctgaCAGCGGCATGCCTTTGGCATTCTTCACATTTCTTGACGTAATCTATGGCATCCTTcctcatggtaggccagaagtaaccCTGCCTTAGTGtcttgttggacaggctcctaCCCCGTGTGTGATTTCCACAATCACCACTGTGGATATCACACATCACTGCCTGTGCCTCATGTATGCTCAAGCACCTCAGATAGGGTCCTGCCAAGGACTTCTTAAATAGGATACCATCAATGAGTACGAATCTGGAGGATTTCATTTTGAAGCTCCTGGCGTCTTTTTGGTCAGGTGGTAATACCTCATCACGTAGCCAACTAATGTAAGGCTTGCGCTAATCATCAGTTTCTTCCTGGGGTGTGGCAGTACACAGTATCCCTGCTTTGTGTGTCCACTAGGTGGTTGCAGCCTTACTGGCGTTCTGTTGTTCATTCTGGCGTATGGCGGGTTTTATGACATGTATGAATGGTATAGAACCCACTGCCCCTGGAGTGAAGGCTGCTCCCAGGGTAACGAGAGCATCTGCTTCAACATTCTGGTCCCTTGGTATCTGCTGGACGTGGAAGGAGGCAAAGTAGAGTTTGAGCTCCTTCGCCACTTCCAGGTAGGCTACCATTTTACGATCCCTAGCCGTGTACACGTTATTCACGTGGTTGACAATCAGTTGGGAGTCACTATACACCTTGatgtggttcattttcatttctAAGGCTAATTGGAGTCCTAAGAGTAGGGCCTCGTATTCAGCCTTGATATTCGTTGCTTTGAACTAGCACCGTGCTGCCTGTATTATCTGTTCCCCCTTAGGTGATTTCAGGACCAACCCTACCCCTGCTCCCTTCgtgttggatgccccatcaacatGTAATTTCCATACCTGCTCCCCTTTAGCCTCACTTAGGGTCAAGATTTCACTGTCGGCTTGTTCTTGAAGGGTGGGACtaaagtctgacacaaagtcagCTAGGGCTTGGGACTTTATGGCTGTTCGCGGTTCAAATTTCAGGTCGTACCCACTTAGGTGGACAAACCCCTTAACCATTCTCCCTGACAGTTCGGGTTTCGTCATTATGGTTCTCAtagggtagttggtcacgactgaaattgtatgtgactcaaaatagggacgcaatttgtacgaagcagtaacaagtgctaaaacgagttttctagagatgtgtacctggtctctgcaggtaaCAGAGACTTGCTTATATGTATACTGGTTTCTGCATACCTTCGTGTTCTCGTACCAGTACAGCGCTTACAGCCGCCTCTGTTACTGACAGATACAAGTAAAGTGGTTCTCCATATTCTGGCTTGGAGAGAAGAGGAGGGGTGCTTAGGTACTGCTTGAGCTCCCCAAACGCCTTTTCATGCTCCtgcgtccattcaaacttctggctcttcctCAGGATGTCATAGAACAATCGGCTCATGTCTGAGGACCTTGATATGAACCGGTTTAGGGCTGCTACATGTCCTGTGAGCCTCTGTACGTCCTTTGGCTTCTGAGGAGATTCTAACTGGAGCACTGCTTTGATTTGCTCCGTGCTGGCCTATATCCCTCTTTGCGTCACCAAGTACCCCAGGAATTTTCCCTAGGAGACTCCAAAAGTGCATTTCAGAGGGTTCAGCTTCATAAGGTATTTTCTGAGGATCGAGAAGGTATTTTCCAGGTGGGACATGTTTTGTTCTGCCTTCTTGGATTTGACTACCATATCGTTAATGTAAACTTCCATTGTTCTCCCTATCTCCTCCTTGAACATTCTGTTCACCAGGCGCTGATAGGTGGAACCGGCATTCTTGAGGCCAAAGGGCATCACATTGTAGCAGGACAAGCCTCTGTCAGATCTGAAGGCTTTTTTTTCTTGATCCTTAGGGTCTATttttatctggttgtacccgCTCAAGGCGTCAAGGAAGGTAAGTAGCTCATGCCCTgctgttgcgtctaccatggAATCAATGTGCGGCAGGGGGAACGGGTCTTTTCGGCAAGCTTTGTTAAGATATGTAAAAtcaacacatactctccacttgttCTTCTTGGGTACAACTACAACATTCGAGAGCCATTCTGGGTAGTTAACTTCCCTGATCTTGGCTGCTGCCAGGAGGTTGTCTACCTCCTGGTTTATCACCTCGTTCCTTTCAGTagcaaatttccgccttttctgcTAGACTGGAGGAAAGCTGGGGTCTACATTTAACCGGTGTGTAATTACACTTTGATATATGCCAATCATGTCGCTATGGGACCAggcgaaacaatccatgttagtaTGTAGAAATTCAATTATCTGCTCACGGATGTTACTTGCACAATCAGCTCCCACCAGCACTGTTCATGCTGGAAACTGTGGGTCCAGGACTACTTCGTCGAGTTCCTCCTCAGAAGGTGCGATATACTCCCTCTGGATGCACagtttctgtaattgctatgctggacCAGCTGCAGTGGGTTTCAGAGCGTTCTTGTAGCAATCCCGAGCGACATTTTGATCTCCCCGTATCTCCTGTACCCCCCAGGGTGTAGGGAACTTCAGGCTCTGATGGTACATTGATGGTACCGCTTTCATTTCATGGATCCAAGGCCTGCCAAGTATCACAATATAAGTTGACGGACCATCAATGACCAAGTACCGTACCTGTTTGTTCATACCCCCTGCAAAGGTAGGTATCACTATTTCTCCAAGGGATTGTTTAGTTTCCCCGCTGAAGCCTACCAAGGGTACTGCCTTCTGCACCAGGTCTTTCTCGCTATACCCCATGTTCTTCAAGGTTTCTAGCATTATTAGATTCacagagcttcctgtatctaccaatatCTTTTTAACAAGGCAATTTCCTATAGAAAGGGTAATGATTAAGGCGTCATGGTGGTGTTCTGCCTCATCGGGTATGTCTGTCTCGTCGAATGAGATTGCTGGTAGATCCTGTCTGCTGAACCTGAGGGAGAACTCTGGTTTATCTCCTTTAGTCTCGGTTGCATGGCGCTTTGCTGCTGAATAAGTGAGACCACATATCTTCGACCCTCCTGTGATGAAGCTCACGACCTTTGAGTAaggtggaggtggggaaggttggGCCTGGTCAGTAGTATTGACCTTTACATAGTTCGCTCCCTTGGGGAGCAGGTGATCCAAGCATCCAGCACTGTAGAGGTGCTTCACTTCCTTTCGTAGTACTACATAATCTTCTGTATTGTGGCCAATATCGTTGTGGTATTCACACCTTTTACTGGCATCTCTTTTGTCGTTCTCCCTGGGGGTAGGCTTCTTAGGCCACCTGGTCCTCTGCCATAGTTCCCTGATTGCCTTTAATACGCCAGTAAGTCCAGTGGTGAACCCATACTCGCTGAGCTTAGGTGGAGCCTCGGTGCTCTCTGTTTCTCCTGAGACTTTGTTCACTGTATTCTTGCTGTAGGGTTTGGCTCTTTCGTTCTTCTTCTCTGTTGTGATTTTTCTATTGGACGACTCTGTTCCTTATAGGTCCCTTATATTCTCATCTTCCTTTAGGCGATAAGTAGCCTCTGCCATTTGTTTGACTTCCTTGAAGGTGGCACATGGGTGCTTGGTGAGATCCTTGTACAAATCAGAGTCGCGATGCAGTCCCCTTCTGAAGGCATTGACTGTTGTTGCAGGGTTGCACCTAGGGATAGATATTTTTTCCACATTGAATCTGGCGAGATAATCCCTGGTGGACTCCTCAAACCTCTGGACGATCCGGTATAGATCCTTTGGAAAATTTTTCGGCTTGCGGATCGCTTGAAGTGTTGATTGAAAACGTTCACTAACCCCGCGAAGCTGGAAATAGACTTGTTGAGAAGGTTAACGAACCATTGGAGTGCGGCTCCTGACAAGGTGgaaccgaatcctttgcacatgcatgcCTCCTTTTCAGGCCCTGTTGCTGCAACCATCATCATTTTCTGTTTGTACTGGTTAATGTGCTCCAGCGGATCCTCTGTTCCATAATACAACGTCATTGTTGGCGTGGTGAACCCCTTTGGCATGCTGACAAGGGCAATGCTGTCCACAAAGGGGGAATCCGCATAACACTTCGGGGTTGCCACCTCCATGGGACGTGGTAATTCTGGAACCTTGCTAAGTAGGGACCTGATATCCTGCAACTGTTGTTCTACATGGCTTCCTACCCCCATACCCTGGTTATGGGGTACTGAGTAGACCCCATATGGATTTGGTGTTCCTCCTGACATGTAAGGAGGGACCATGTAGCTTCCAGGAAATGGTGTTGAGTTCACAATAGGCCTGAACTGGCTGTCCGGAGATTATGGCATATAGGAGCACATCCCGGGATATGCGTTTCTTGCTGACTGTTCCCCTGGATTGCTCCCTGGTACCACGAGCGTACTGCTGGTTGTTGGTATGGGATCTGGAGTCAGTGCTCCTAATCCCACAGTATTGAGTACGATAGGGTACGTTTGTGGCATCCTTGGTGGTGGTGGGACCCCTGATGGTTGGATTGTACCCTGGGTGGCCACCTTTCCTGCTGGATATACTTGCTCGGGTGGCGTGCTTATCCTTGGCGGCAGCATATCCATATCGAGCCTGGTTACTAGATTTTGCGGCAGTAGCCTCCCTGAGTACTCCCTGGCATTCCCCTGGCCGAGTTTTGACCTTGCCATCTGTTGGGTCGTTCCCAGGGGTGACACTGCATCTATCATTTCCTGCAGGGACTGGTTGTCCCTTTGTAACCCTATCACCGCCTGCTGCAAGGATGTCATCCCTTGGAGCAACTGCTGTACAGGATCCGGTTGTGACGCTTCTGGGAGACGGGCTCCTGTCAGGTGTCCTGCTGATCCTGGGCGCTGCGGACTCCCATCTTTATTAGGCTTGGGCACAGGATTGATAACTGGTGATTTGTCAACCTTCCCTGCTCCCAGATCTGTGATTTCTGGGGAGTAAGGAGGCTTTGCTGATACTTGGGGCTGAGCCTGGCCTGGAGTCACTCTGGTGGTAGGGGCCGCCATTGTTAGAACACCGGAGGTCGCTGGCGCCACCCCTAGTACTGGAGTTTGCACTAATGTACTAATCGGATCTGATACGTTCTGATTGGATCCTGACATGACCAACTATAGAGATTTTAGGATATTTAGAAAAGAGGAATTTTAACCAAGATttaaccacaatgccccacggtgggcgccaaattgttttagtaagattttaccgactaaagatttgtgagtcaatgcagctattccaattaaaatacAATATTAAAGATTAAGCAGATCAGTAGTAAGAACATAACGAGAACGAAAGTAAACAACTAGTACGAGAGAAAAGCAAACGAAAAAGAGAGAGAGACAAATgacacaagcaaaatggtgacacgggaaacccaaaatgtgggaaaaaccgcggggggaatggtatcccaccaatgatccactagtaATAATAGTATTCGAGGATAAACCTAGTTGGAACAATCAGGAGGAACAGCAGAAAAATTCCAAATGACTAGTACAAATGATACGAATGGTGAATATGATCCTAAGTGTGTTAATTATTGAGTGTTGCAGGTTGGTGAATGATATTTCTTCGAGTGGAGTGAATGAGGAATGAATAATGCCTTGAATCTAATGTTTGTTGCTCTTTTATAGCCTTTCTTGGGGTGGTTGCACGTGCTCCCTACATATGCTCAACCACATGATCCACTCCCTACgaaataggaagtggttgctgactttgtcaaagctcCTGTTGGTAACCGCAATGTTCCTGCTGACCATTTCAACGTTC from Silene latifolia isolate original U9 population chromosome 3, ASM4854445v1, whole genome shotgun sequence harbors:
- the LOC141648953 gene encoding uncharacterized protein LOC141648953, whose product is MVPPYMSGGTPNPYGVYSVPHNQGMGVGSHVEQQLQDIRSLLSKVPELPRPMEVATPKCYADSPFVDSIALVSMPKGFTTPTMTLYYGTEDPLEHINQYKQKMMMVAATGPEKELRGVSERFQSTLQAIRKPKNFPKDLYRIVQRFEESTRDYLARFNVEKISIPRCNPATTVNAFRRGLHRDSDLKITTEKKNERAKPYSKNTVNKVSGETESTEAPPKLSEYGFTTGLTGVLKAIRELWQRTRWPKKPTPRENDKRDASKRCEYHNDIGHNTEDYVVLRKEVKHLYSAGCLDHLLPKGANYVKVNTTDQAQPSPPPPYSKVVSFITGGSKICGLTYSAAKRHATETKGDKPEFSLRFSRQDLPAISFDETDIPDEAEHHHDALIITLSIGNCLVKKILVDTGSSVNLIMLETLKNMGYSEKDLVQKAVPLVGFSGETKQSLGEIVIPTFAGGMNKQVRYLVIDGPSTYIVILGRPWIHEMKAVPSMYHQSLKFPTPWGVQEIRGDQNVARDCYKNALKPTAAGPA